Proteins found in one Asterias rubens chromosome 12, eAstRub1.3, whole genome shotgun sequence genomic segment:
- the LOC117297737 gene encoding ficolin-1-like: METDGGGWTVFQRRMDGSVDFYLDFASYSRGFGSLEGEFWLGNDNLHSLTAQGEYELRVDLSDFESESAYAVYDSFWIADASEQYRLRVGTYSGTAGNKSVPFP; this comes from the exons ATGGAAACAGACGGTGGTGGATGGACG GTTTTCCAGCGGCGGATGGACGGCAGTGTTGATTTCTATTTGGACTTTGCAAGCTACAGCCGTGGCTTTGGGAGTCTAGAGGGAGAGTTTTGGCTCGGCAACGACAACTTGCACAGTCTGACCGCTCAGGGCGAGTATGAACTCCGCGTCGATCTCTCAGATTTCGAGAGCGAATCCGCGTATGCGGTCTATGACTCGTTCTGGATCGCTGATGCGAGTGAACAATACAGGCTGAGAGTAGGAACTTACTCTGGAACCGCAGGTAATAAATCAGTACCATTCCCATAA